A single region of the Plantactinospora soyae genome encodes:
- a CDS encoding redox-sensing transcriptional repressor Rex: MSQHRPVGTPGRAGAVPALPDLPEATVARLPEYLRALHNLAETGNDTVSSEELAAAAGVNSAKLRKDLSQLGSYGTRGVGYDVALLIDQIEFVLGLTQRRAVALVGVGNLGHALAGYAGFVSRGFRIAALFDADPARVGEEINGLVVQHIDVLPRVAAQECIAIGVIATPAAAAQSVADQLVAAGVTSILNFAPCVLAVPDGVDVRKVDLAIELQILSFHEHRKAALTGLPAASGPGLPPAGGGLATPNGALGGSAGAGLTALPGGLAATGTTEPAPTGSLRSTNAEAVGS; the protein is encoded by the coding sequence ATGAGTCAGCACCGCCCCGTAGGCACGCCCGGCCGAGCCGGTGCTGTGCCGGCGCTTCCGGATCTTCCCGAGGCGACGGTCGCCAGGCTCCCGGAATACCTTCGTGCCCTGCACAATCTCGCCGAAACCGGGAACGACACGGTTTCCAGCGAGGAGTTGGCCGCGGCGGCCGGAGTCAACTCGGCCAAGCTACGCAAGGACCTCTCCCAACTGGGCTCGTACGGCACCCGGGGCGTCGGCTACGACGTCGCGCTGCTGATCGACCAGATCGAGTTCGTGCTCGGGCTGACCCAACGCCGGGCCGTCGCCCTGGTCGGAGTGGGTAATCTCGGTCACGCCCTGGCCGGTTACGCGGGCTTCGTCAGTCGGGGATTCCGGATCGCCGCGCTCTTCGACGCCGACCCCGCCCGGGTGGGCGAGGAGATCAACGGCCTGGTCGTCCAGCACATCGACGTGTTGCCCCGGGTGGCCGCGCAGGAGTGCATCGCGATCGGGGTGATCGCCACTCCGGCGGCCGCCGCGCAGAGCGTCGCGGACCAACTCGTCGCCGCCGGGGTGACCAGCATCCTCAACTTCGCACCGTGCGTACTCGCGGTGCCCGACGGGGTCGACGTGCGCAAGGTCGACCTCGCCATCGAGTTGCAGATCCTCTCCTTCCACGAGCATCGCAAAGCGGCGCTGACCGGCCTGCCGGCCGCCTCCGGACCGGGGCTGCCCCCCGCCGGTGGCGGACTGGCCACGCCGAACGGTGCGCTCGGCGGCTCGGCGGGAGCGGGTCTGACGGCCCTGCCCGGCGGACTCGCGGCAACCGGCACCACCGAGCCCGCGCCCACCGGATCGCTCCGGTCGACAAATGCGGAGGCGGTCGGATCATGA
- the hemC gene encoding hydroxymethylbilane synthase — MTALRLGTRGSALALAQSQGIADALRATTGREVELVEVVTAGDRSSAPVHRLGVGVFVSALRDAMAAKEIDFAVHSYKDLPTAIQAGLHIAAVPPREDPRDALVARDGRTLAELPSEATVGTGALRRIAQLHALGLQLTVVPIRGNVDTRVKRVLGPEADLDAVVLARAGLARLGRAAEITETIDPMLMLPAPAQGALAVECRADDHDLIELLSVLDHAPTRAAITAERAFLATLEAGCSAPVAGYAELAEGDDGDEIYLRGAVISPDGSRDIRLSRTGTPAEATEIGKALAAELLELGADSILGTPTESGARTQHLGATE; from the coding sequence GTGACCGCACTACGTCTGGGCACCCGGGGGAGTGCCCTGGCGCTCGCCCAGTCCCAGGGAATAGCCGACGCGCTCCGGGCGACGACCGGCCGCGAGGTCGAGTTGGTGGAGGTGGTGACGGCCGGCGACCGGTCGAGCGCCCCGGTACACCGGCTGGGCGTCGGAGTGTTCGTCTCGGCGTTGCGGGACGCGATGGCCGCCAAGGAGATCGACTTCGCGGTCCACTCGTACAAGGACCTGCCCACGGCCATCCAGGCCGGGCTGCACATCGCCGCCGTACCGCCCCGGGAGGATCCGCGGGACGCGCTGGTCGCCCGGGACGGCCGTACCCTGGCCGAGCTGCCATCCGAGGCGACCGTCGGCACCGGTGCGCTGCGCCGGATCGCCCAGTTGCACGCGCTCGGGCTCCAGCTCACGGTCGTCCCGATCCGGGGCAACGTCGACACCCGGGTCAAGCGGGTGCTCGGGCCGGAGGCGGACCTCGACGCGGTGGTGCTGGCCCGGGCCGGGCTGGCCCGACTGGGCCGGGCCGCCGAGATCACCGAGACGATCGACCCGATGCTGATGCTGCCCGCGCCGGCTCAGGGCGCGCTCGCGGTGGAGTGCCGGGCCGACGACCATGACCTGATCGAGCTGCTCTCCGTACTCGATCATGCTCCGACCCGGGCCGCGATCACCGCGGAACGGGCGTTCCTCGCCACCCTGGAGGCCGGGTGCAGTGCGCCGGTCGCGGGGTACGCCGAACTCGCCGAGGGCGACGACGGCGATGAGATCTATCTGCGCGGGGCGGTGATCAGCCCGGACGGTTCTCGTGACATCCGGCTGTCCCGCACCGGTACGCCCGCCGAGGCGACGGAGATCGGTAAGGCACTCGCCGCCGAACTCCTTGAGCTCGGCGCCGACTCGATCCTCGGCACGCCTACGGAATCCGGCGCGAGGACCCAGCATCTTGGAGCTACAGAATGA
- a CDS encoding bifunctional uroporphyrinogen-III C-methyltransferase/uroporphyrinogen-III synthase: protein MIGTRKPAGRIAFVGAGPGDPGLLTRRAHDALVDADQVVYDRSVPEALLNVVRAEAKDDAQFSPAEGAPGDVAKVLLSAARSGLSAVHLVAGDPFGHEAVVKEVQAVARTAVHFEVVPGVGQAEGVATYAGVPLAGVRTAADVDDVAAMDFEALAAAVARGSLALAVDAGDLAAVRDGLLAVGVDGSTAVAVTGDGTGETQYTTTSTVDSFVAAALGFTGRVVLTLGTGVTHRDKLSWWENRPLYGWKVLVPRTKEQAGVMSARLREYGAIPCEVPTIAVEPPRTPAQMERAVKGLVDGRYAWVIFTSVNAVRAVWEKFGEHGLDARHFGGVKIACIGEATADAVRAFGIQPELIPAGEQSSEGLLAEFSPHDEILDPVGRVLLPRADIATETLAAGLTERGWEVDDVTAYRTVRAAPPPAEIRDAIKSGGFDAVLFTSSSTVRNLVGIAGKPHARTVVAVIGPKTAETATEFGLRVDAQPAHASVPDLVEALASYAVELREKLAAMPAKQRRGSKVQGPTALRFR, encoded by the coding sequence ATGATCGGCACCCGTAAGCCCGCAGGCCGGATCGCGTTCGTCGGGGCTGGACCCGGCGATCCGGGTCTGCTGACCCGTCGGGCGCATGACGCGCTGGTCGACGCGGACCAGGTCGTGTACGACCGCAGCGTCCCCGAGGCGCTGCTGAACGTCGTACGCGCCGAGGCGAAGGACGATGCGCAGTTCAGCCCGGCCGAGGGGGCGCCGGGTGACGTGGCCAAGGTGCTGCTCTCGGCGGCCCGGTCCGGCCTGAGCGCGGTACACCTGGTGGCCGGCGACCCGTTCGGACACGAGGCCGTGGTCAAGGAGGTGCAGGCGGTGGCGCGTACCGCCGTGCACTTCGAGGTGGTGCCGGGCGTCGGACAGGCCGAGGGAGTGGCCACCTACGCCGGGGTTCCGCTGGCCGGGGTACGGACCGCCGCCGACGTGGACGACGTCGCCGCGATGGACTTCGAGGCGCTCGCCGCCGCCGTCGCCCGTGGCTCGCTGGCGCTGGCGGTCGACGCCGGTGACCTGGCAGCGGTTCGGGACGGGCTGCTGGCGGTCGGCGTCGACGGCTCGACCGCGGTCGCGGTGACCGGTGACGGCACCGGTGAGACGCAGTACACCACCACCTCGACGGTGGACAGCTTCGTGGCCGCCGCGCTCGGCTTCACCGGCCGGGTGGTGCTCACCCTCGGCACCGGGGTCACCCACCGGGACAAGCTGAGCTGGTGGGAGAACCGTCCGCTGTACGGCTGGAAGGTGCTCGTGCCGCGGACCAAGGAGCAGGCCGGGGTGATGAGCGCCCGACTGCGCGAGTACGGCGCGATCCCGTGCGAGGTGCCGACCATCGCGGTCGAGCCGCCGCGTACCCCGGCCCAGATGGAGCGGGCCGTCAAGGGTCTGGTCGACGGCAGGTACGCCTGGGTGATCTTCACCTCGGTGAACGCGGTCCGCGCGGTCTGGGAGAAGTTCGGCGAGCACGGATTGGACGCCCGGCACTTCGGCGGGGTCAAGATCGCCTGTATCGGTGAGGCGACTGCCGACGCCGTACGCGCGTTCGGTATCCAGCCGGAGCTGATCCCGGCCGGCGAGCAGTCCTCGGAGGGCCTGCTGGCCGAGTTCTCGCCGCACGACGAGATCCTCGACCCGGTCGGCCGGGTACTGCTGCCCCGCGCCGACATCGCCACCGAGACGCTGGCCGCCGGGCTGACCGAGCGGGGCTGGGAGGTCGACGACGTGACCGCCTACCGGACCGTCCGGGCGGCGCCGCCGCCGGCCGAGATCCGGGACGCGATCAAGTCGGGCGGCTTCGACGCGGTCCTGTTCACCTCCTCCTCGACCGTGCGGAACCTGGTCGGCATCGCCGGCAAGCCGCACGCCCGTACCGTGGTCGCGGTGATCGGCCCGAAGACGGCGGAGACCGCCACCGAGTTCGGCCTGCGGGTGGACGCCCAGCCGGCGCACGCCTCCGTGCCGGACCTGGTGGAGGCGCTGGCGTCGTACGCCGTGGAACTTCGGGAGAAGTTGGCAGCAATGCCGGCCAAGCAGCGCCGGGGCTCGAAGGTGCAGGGCCCGACGGCGCTGCGGTTCCGGTAG
- the hemB gene encoding porphobilinogen synthase, with translation MSYPEVRPRRLRRSPAVRRLVEETRVAPAELVLPMFVKEGLAEPRPIASMPGVVQHSRESLRKAAAEAVHAGIGGIMLFGVPTDKDETGSGGIDPDGILNVAIRDVIAEVGDAAVVMSDLCLDEFTSHGHCGLLAPDGTVDNDATLAAYAQMGIAQAEAGAHMVGPSGMMDGQVGVVRRALDAAGHSDTAILAYAVKYASAFYGPFREAVESSLQGDRRTYQQDPANLRESLREVRLDVAEGADLVMVKPALPYLDVVAAVRDEVDVPVAAYQISGEYSMVEAAAANGWIDRDRAVLETLTSIRRAGAQIILTYWAVDAARMLRERY, from the coding sequence ATGTCCTACCCAGAGGTCCGTCCGCGTCGACTGCGCCGGTCCCCGGCGGTCCGCCGGCTGGTGGAGGAGACCCGGGTCGCCCCGGCGGAGCTGGTGCTGCCGATGTTCGTCAAGGAAGGGCTCGCCGAGCCGAGGCCGATCGCCTCGATGCCCGGGGTGGTACAGCACTCCCGGGAGTCGCTGCGTAAGGCGGCGGCCGAGGCGGTGCATGCCGGCATCGGCGGCATCATGCTGTTCGGGGTACCGACCGACAAGGACGAGACCGGCTCCGGCGGAATCGACCCGGACGGCATCCTCAACGTCGCGATCCGGGACGTGATCGCCGAGGTCGGCGACGCCGCGGTGGTGATGAGCGACCTGTGCCTGGACGAGTTCACCTCGCACGGGCACTGCGGGCTGCTCGCCCCGGACGGGACGGTGGACAACGACGCCACCCTGGCCGCGTACGCCCAGATGGGGATCGCCCAGGCCGAGGCCGGGGCACACATGGTCGGGCCGTCCGGAATGATGGACGGGCAGGTCGGCGTGGTCCGCCGGGCGCTGGACGCCGCCGGTCACTCCGACACCGCCATCCTGGCGTACGCGGTGAAGTACGCCTCCGCCTTCTACGGCCCGTTCCGGGAGGCGGTGGAGTCGTCGTTGCAGGGCGACCGGCGCACCTACCAGCAGGACCCGGCCAACCTGCGCGAGTCCCTCCGGGAGGTACGCCTCGACGTCGCCGAGGGGGCCGACCTGGTGATGGTCAAGCCGGCCCTGCCCTACCTCGACGTGGTCGCCGCGGTACGGGACGAGGTCGACGTGCCGGTCGCCGCCTACCAGATCTCCGGCGAGTACTCGATGGTCGAGGCGGCCGCGGCCAACGGCTGGATCGACCGTGACCGGGCCGTGCTGGAGACCCTGACCTCGATCCGTCGGGCCGGTGCCCAGATCATCCTCACCTACTGGGCGGTCGACGCCGCCCGGATGCTCCGCGAGCGCTACTGA
- a CDS encoding GNAT family N-acetyltransferase — protein sequence MVREWDPRTAPAAEIESFLDAINAVFAADLPEDPQWENGLLREYLCEVMPGERRISWVVQEDPSADGQPGRILGHIHVLLLGDIGVLEVMVHPAARRQGLGRKLIATAARRTYQEGFRLMGVEVIGRTPAVAFYESLGFAQEYVEARSVLRLSTVDWDALGDMAQGIGTGYRLEFCPGGPPDDLIEAYAMAKAEVRDVDDGDLDLRPSSYDPQRLRDSLGCLHRRGMKPYIVMAIEEKTGVVAGLTEVVVPAQHPTRADQYDTIVGQEHRGYGIDRAMKARMLFELRSAEPKLSEVQTWNALANEPMRAVNADLGFQDDREWYEYGVDVAELVHRLDASG from the coding sequence ATGGTGCGCGAGTGGGATCCCCGGACCGCCCCGGCCGCCGAGATCGAGTCGTTCCTGGACGCGATCAACGCGGTTTTCGCGGCCGACCTTCCGGAGGATCCGCAGTGGGAGAACGGGCTGCTCCGGGAATACCTCTGCGAGGTGATGCCCGGCGAGCGCCGCATCTCCTGGGTCGTCCAGGAGGACCCCTCGGCCGACGGGCAGCCGGGCCGCATCCTCGGGCACATCCACGTACTGCTGCTGGGTGACATCGGCGTGCTGGAGGTGATGGTGCATCCGGCCGCCCGACGCCAGGGCCTGGGCCGCAAGCTGATCGCCACGGCGGCCCGGCGGACGTACCAGGAGGGCTTCCGGCTGATGGGCGTCGAGGTCATCGGCCGTACTCCGGCGGTGGCCTTCTACGAGAGCCTCGGCTTCGCCCAGGAGTACGTCGAGGCGCGCAGCGTCCTACGGCTGTCCACGGTGGACTGGGATGCCCTCGGCGACATGGCCCAGGGCATCGGCACGGGCTACCGGCTGGAGTTCTGCCCGGGTGGGCCGCCGGACGACCTGATCGAGGCGTACGCGATGGCCAAGGCCGAGGTACGGGACGTCGACGACGGCGACCTGGACCTGCGCCCGAGTTCGTACGATCCGCAGCGGTTGCGGGACAGCCTCGGGTGCCTGCACCGGCGGGGGATGAAGCCGTACATCGTGATGGCGATCGAGGAGAAGACCGGTGTCGTCGCCGGCCTGACCGAGGTCGTCGTGCCGGCCCAGCACCCGACCCGCGCCGACCAGTACGACACCATCGTCGGCCAGGAGCACCGGGGCTACGGCATCGACCGGGCGATGAAGGCCCGGATGCTCTTCGAACTGCGCTCGGCCGAGCCGAAGCTCTCCGAGGTGCAGACCTGGAACGCCCTGGCCAACGAGCCGATGCGGGCGGTCAACGCCGACCTCGGGTTCCAGGACGACCGGGAGTGGTACGAGTACGGCGTGGACGTGGCCGAGCTGGTGCACCGGCTCGACGCCTCCGGCTGA
- a CDS encoding lytic transglycosylase domain-containing protein, translating to MNRRIRVRFAHAVHHWPSPRTTARSVRAWSRRPSGRLTLPALLLFALVAATAAAGAFLIPATARAPRAVEATATSSTPLPELGGPGFTANPGGLPSGLPNMPPLGTPTVPVPPWNAVGGRPSDVLAGWASQVGSRVGVPAVAMQAYGYAEMRLGQSMPGCALRWTTLAAIGRVESGHGSANGAVLGANGVAAPEIIGLPLDGNGGRMRIMDTEDGRLDDDATYDRAVGPMQFIPTTWAQDGADADGDGVENPHSIDDAALAAGNYLCKGGRNLSVASDWWNAILSYNDVRPYAQSVFDTANKYGTDSRT from the coding sequence GTGAACCGCCGGATCCGAGTACGGTTCGCACACGCGGTGCACCACTGGCCGTCGCCCCGGACGACCGCACGGTCGGTACGGGCCTGGTCCCGGCGCCCCAGTGGCCGGCTCACCCTCCCCGCGCTGCTGCTGTTCGCCCTGGTCGCGGCGACCGCTGCGGCGGGCGCCTTCCTGATTCCGGCGACCGCGCGGGCCCCCCGGGCGGTCGAGGCGACGGCCACGTCGAGCACCCCGCTGCCCGAGCTGGGCGGGCCCGGATTCACCGCCAACCCCGGCGGCCTGCCCTCGGGCCTGCCGAACATGCCGCCGCTGGGCACCCCGACCGTGCCGGTGCCCCCCTGGAACGCGGTCGGCGGGCGCCCGTCCGACGTTCTGGCCGGCTGGGCGAGTCAGGTGGGCAGCCGGGTCGGCGTCCCGGCGGTGGCCATGCAGGCGTACGGCTACGCCGAAATGCGCCTCGGCCAGTCGATGCCCGGTTGCGCACTGCGCTGGACCACGCTGGCCGCGATCGGAAGGGTCGAATCCGGCCACGGAAGTGCCAACGGGGCCGTCCTGGGGGCGAACGGGGTGGCGGCTCCGGAGATCATCGGACTGCCGCTGGACGGCAACGGCGGCCGAATGCGGATCATGGATACCGAGGACGGCCGGCTCGACGACGACGCCACGTACGACCGAGCGGTCGGTCCGATGCAGTTCATCCCCACCACCTGGGCCCAGGACGGGGCCGACGCCGACGGCGACGGCGTGGAGAACCCGCACAGCATCGACGACGCGGCCTTGGCTGCCGGTAACTATCTGTGCAAGGGCGGCCGCAACCTGTCGGTCGCCTCGGACTGGTGGAACGCCATCCTTTCCTACAATGACGTGCGGCCATATGCCCAATCCGTCTTCGACACGGCCAACAAGTACGGCACGGACAGCAGAACTTAG
- a CDS encoding FmdB family zinc ribbon protein, protein MPRYEFRCRACGDTFEINRPMAEASAPASCPHGHDDTVKLLSTVAMTGRGGSAGAAPTAPTGGGCCGGGCGC, encoded by the coding sequence ATGCCCCGGTACGAGTTCCGTTGCCGCGCCTGCGGCGACACCTTCGAGATCAACCGGCCGATGGCCGAGGCTTCGGCCCCGGCGTCCTGCCCGCACGGACACGACGACACGGTCAAGCTACTGTCGACGGTCGCGATGACCGGCCGTGGTGGCTCGGCGGGCGCGGCTCCGACCGCCCCCACGGGCGGCGGCTGCTGCGGCGGCGGTTGCGGCTGCTGA
- a CDS encoding adenylate/guanylate cyclase domain-containing protein, which yields MSARIHLPSGLVTFMFTDIEGSTRLAQMLGSGYRPVLSEHRRLLRATLAASDGTELFTEGDSFFVAFADASAALDASLAAQRALNSHEWPTPEATPRVRMGLHTGHAEPLAGEYASAEVHRAARIAAAAHGGQVLCSGATARYAAPLPPGASLLDLGLHRLRGFDDRERLFQLIAPGLERQFPRPRTADAIPHNLPTQVTSFVGRKVERAELDRLIDDHRLVTVVGAGGAGKTRLAVELAGGVVESYPDGVWFVDIATVTDPGLVAFAVAAVLGLRPEPGRPMLETLVEFAASRRMLVVLDTCDAQPAACADVISRLLAGGSGVRVLATSRESLGLPGEVIWRIPPLSVDPAPGGGPSEAVTLLLDRTAAARGGRRAGPAESADLQRVVTRLDGLPLAIELAAARLRVLSASQLAERLDDVLGALDAGRDDVEPTPAAGRSWVANQQDTVDLAAAARGVAPPPGARAVQRSATQRHVTMQATVTWSYRTLGPRAARLLRWLAVFSGPVDLATVEWLLDDDPLDPLSVLVDKSMIQAEPNVSGSTYRMLDPIRAYAARRLVDAGEEQTARDRHVAWGLHALQRAHLGPDDRPVTLSLYALDPLADEMRAGLRWTVTGGSARQGLQLASGLDEWWRERGLAREGRLWLFRLYGRIAETGEQIPEAEVAAAYHMHSQHAGADGEFAEELRFSQRAESAARQAGDIGLLVRVLAGRAAPLIDMGRFHEAERVCREVIARAEAENVAGEALLAVYSLAELLWRRGALDEAADLLGGARPVEAARPTDRGKRSVDMLLGMVALARGDLVAAHDHLVVALRSRMSYGYLARACDTVNAIAVRCAGGGDPRAAARLFGAAQLTRSAMRCTPGTFGAYWIQEQSALRAVMGDTAFDTAYATGAELTLEEAAAVALEVDHPDLADGSIRFANVETPAPRPRPREPLDAPHEGG from the coding sequence ATGTCAGCACGGATCCACCTGCCGAGCGGGCTGGTGACATTCATGTTCACCGACATCGAGGGCTCCACGCGACTGGCCCAGATGCTCGGTTCCGGCTACCGCCCGGTGCTCAGCGAGCACCGGCGCCTGCTGCGGGCGACGCTGGCCGCCAGTGACGGAACGGAACTCTTCACCGAGGGTGATTCGTTCTTCGTCGCGTTCGCCGACGCGTCGGCCGCGCTGGACGCCTCGCTGGCCGCCCAACGGGCGCTGAACAGCCACGAGTGGCCCACCCCGGAGGCCACCCCACGGGTACGGATGGGCCTGCACACCGGCCACGCCGAACCACTCGCCGGGGAGTACGCCAGCGCCGAGGTGCACCGGGCCGCCCGGATCGCCGCCGCCGCGCACGGCGGCCAGGTGCTCTGCTCCGGAGCGACCGCCCGGTACGCCGCACCACTGCCGCCCGGGGCGTCCCTGCTCGACCTCGGGCTGCACCGGTTACGCGGCTTCGACGACCGGGAGCGGCTCTTCCAACTGATCGCCCCGGGGCTGGAGCGTCAGTTCCCCCGCCCCCGGACCGCCGACGCCATTCCGCACAACCTGCCGACCCAGGTCACCTCGTTCGTGGGCCGGAAGGTGGAGCGGGCCGAACTCGACCGGCTGATCGACGACCACCGGCTGGTCACCGTGGTCGGGGCCGGCGGGGCCGGAAAGACCCGGCTGGCGGTGGAGCTGGCCGGCGGCGTGGTCGAGTCCTACCCGGACGGCGTCTGGTTCGTCGACATCGCCACGGTGACCGACCCGGGTCTGGTCGCCTTCGCGGTCGCCGCGGTGCTCGGGCTGCGACCGGAGCCCGGCCGGCCGATGCTGGAGACCCTGGTGGAGTTCGCCGCGTCCCGACGGATGCTGGTGGTGCTGGACACCTGCGACGCCCAGCCGGCCGCCTGTGCCGACGTGATCTCGCGGCTGCTCGCCGGCGGCAGCGGCGTACGGGTGCTGGCCACCAGCCGCGAGTCGCTCGGCCTGCCCGGCGAGGTGATCTGGCGGATCCCGCCACTGTCGGTCGATCCGGCACCCGGGGGTGGCCCGAGCGAGGCGGTCACGCTGCTGCTCGACCGTACCGCCGCCGCCCGGGGTGGGCGTCGGGCCGGCCCGGCCGAGTCGGCCGATCTGCAACGGGTGGTGACCCGACTGGACGGGCTGCCGCTGGCGATCGAACTGGCCGCCGCCCGGCTGCGGGTGCTCTCCGCCAGTCAGCTCGCGGAACGGCTGGACGACGTGCTCGGCGCGCTGGACGCGGGGCGTGACGACGTCGAGCCCACCCCGGCGGCGGGCCGGAGTTGGGTCGCCAACCAGCAGGACACGGTCGACCTGGCGGCGGCGGCCCGGGGCGTGGCGCCACCGCCGGGGGCTCGGGCCGTCCAGCGGTCGGCGACCCAACGGCACGTGACGATGCAGGCGACGGTGACCTGGTCGTACCGCACCCTCGGGCCCCGGGCGGCTCGGCTGCTGCGCTGGCTTGCGGTCTTCTCCGGCCCGGTGGACCTGGCGACGGTGGAGTGGCTGCTCGACGACGACCCGCTCGATCCGCTGTCGGTACTGGTCGACAAGTCGATGATCCAGGCCGAGCCGAACGTCTCCGGCAGCACGTACCGGATGCTCGACCCGATCCGGGCGTACGCGGCCCGCCGGCTGGTCGACGCGGGAGAGGAACAGACCGCCCGGGACCGGCACGTCGCGTGGGGCCTGCACGCGTTGCAGCGGGCCCACCTCGGTCCGGACGACCGGCCGGTGACCCTCTCCCTGTACGCGCTGGACCCGCTCGCCGACGAGATGCGGGCCGGGCTGCGCTGGACGGTCACCGGAGGCAGCGCCCGACAGGGGCTGCAACTGGCCAGTGGACTGGACGAGTGGTGGCGGGAGCGGGGGCTCGCCCGGGAGGGGCGGTTGTGGCTGTTCCGCCTCTACGGTCGGATCGCCGAGACCGGCGAGCAGATTCCGGAGGCGGAAGTCGCGGCGGCGTACCACATGCACTCGCAGCATGCCGGCGCGGACGGTGAGTTCGCCGAGGAGCTGCGCTTCTCGCAGCGGGCGGAGTCCGCTGCCCGGCAGGCCGGCGACATCGGCCTGCTCGTCCGGGTCCTCGCCGGTCGGGCCGCGCCGCTGATCGACATGGGACGGTTCCACGAGGCCGAGCGGGTGTGCCGGGAGGTGATCGCCCGGGCCGAAGCGGAGAACGTCGCCGGCGAGGCGCTGCTCGCCGTCTACAGCCTGGCCGAACTGCTGTGGCGCCGGGGGGCGTTGGACGAGGCGGCCGACCTGCTCGGCGGGGCCCGGCCGGTGGAGGCGGCCCGGCCGACCGATCGGGGCAAGCGCTCCGTCGACATGCTCCTCGGCATGGTGGCGTTGGCCCGGGGTGACCTGGTCGCCGCGCACGACCACCTGGTGGTCGCCCTGCGGTCGCGGATGAGTTACGGCTATCTCGCTCGCGCCTGCGACACGGTGAACGCGATCGCGGTGCGCTGCGCGGGCGGCGGGGATCCGAGGGCGGCGGCCCGGCTGTTCGGCGCGGCCCAGTTGACCCGCTCGGCGATGCGCTGCACTCCCGGCACCTTCGGGGCGTACTGGATCCAGGAGCAGTCGGCGCTGCGGGCGGTGATGGGCGACACGGCCTTCGACACGGCGTACGCCACCGGTGCGGAACTGACCCTCGAAGAGGCGGCGGCGGTGGCCCTGGAGGTCGACCATCCCGATCTGGCCGACGGTTCGATCCGGTTCGCCAACGTCGAGACACCGGCTCCGCGTCCTCGTCCACGGGAGCCGCTCGACGCTCCACACGAAGGCGGGTAG
- a CDS encoding DUF397 domain-containing protein codes for MDLSGASWRKSTRSGGNGGACLEVADNLSDVVGVRDSKDPGGPVLTFDTQAWRSFVGLAKQH; via the coding sequence ATGGACCTAAGCGGTGCCAGCTGGCGCAAGTCGACCCGCTCCGGCGGTAACGGCGGCGCGTGCCTAGAGGTGGCGGACAACCTGTCGGACGTGGTCGGAGTCCGGGACAGCAAGGATCCCGGCGGCCCCGTCCTCACGTTCGACACCCAGGCGTGGCGCTCGTTCGTCGGCCTCGCCAAGCAACACTGA
- a CDS encoding helix-turn-helix domain-containing protein — translation MGAAVDLLVEELIEARTSRSMTQEEWAHRVRFSPTHVSSVETRHRPPTGDYVAAVDKAFQTGGAYTRLLVKLASFDTAPIWLRDWLEIEREAVLLRWFEPAYVPGLLQTEAYARATLAGGRFTAEEIDRHVASRLARQAILNQEVPPQLISVIDEAVLHRPVPDQAGLMREQVERIIEFAALDHIQVQVVPATTGMYLGLAGQFIIAEMPDDKRVGYADNQLKAQIVDEAGEIARLARMWEVVRNHALPVKQSLELIKEVSRIWT, via the coding sequence ATGGGCGCTGCGGTGGACCTTCTGGTCGAGGAGTTGATCGAGGCACGAACATCCCGGTCCATGACCCAAGAGGAGTGGGCGCACAGAGTCAGGTTTTCTCCGACGCACGTCAGCTCGGTGGAAACGCGGCACCGACCACCTACCGGCGACTACGTCGCCGCCGTGGACAAGGCGTTCCAGACCGGTGGGGCGTACACCCGACTATTGGTGAAACTCGCCAGTTTCGATACCGCGCCAATCTGGCTGCGCGACTGGCTTGAGATCGAACGGGAAGCGGTGCTGCTGCGCTGGTTCGAGCCGGCGTACGTGCCGGGGCTGTTGCAGACCGAGGCGTACGCCCGGGCGACCCTGGCCGGTGGCCGGTTCACCGCCGAGGAGATCGACCGGCACGTCGCCTCGCGGCTGGCCCGGCAGGCGATCCTCAACCAGGAGGTACCCCCGCAGCTCATCTCGGTCATCGACGAGGCGGTGCTGCACCGGCCGGTGCCCGATCAGGCCGGCCTGATGCGGGAGCAGGTCGAGCGGATCATCGAGTTCGCCGCACTGGACCACATCCAGGTGCAGGTGGTTCCGGCGACCACAGGCATGTATCTCGGGCTGGCTGGGCAGTTCATCATCGCGGAGATGCCGGACGACAAACGCGTCGGATATGCCGACAACCAGCTCAAAGCTCAGATAGTGGACGAGGCGGGCGAAATTGCTAGACTAGCCCGAATGTGGGAGGTCGTACGCAATCACGCCCTTCCGGTCAAACAGTCACTCGAGCTGATCAAGGAAGTGTCAAGGATATGGACCTAA